A genomic window from Triticum urartu cultivar G1812 chromosome 7, Tu2.1, whole genome shotgun sequence includes:
- the LOC125522735 gene encoding uncharacterized protein LOC125522735: MLLGCRSLSSWVRRLVACMGSCLGCCGCAKPAPITAVDEPSKGLRIQGRSIRKTNLSEGFWSTSAHGIGNSTLRSQRSMSSISTAPQSSDQHGAGSSSNPNEFVNQGLVQWNQTRQQWVGNKKCKSRLEKTQEPKISWNTTYESLLGSNKLFYQPIPLAEMVDLLVDVWEQEGLYG; the protein is encoded by the exons ATGCTGCTAGGCTGCAGGTCCCTCTCCTCCTGGGTGCGCCGCCTCGTCGCCTGCATGGG AAGTTGCCTTGGATGCTGTGGCTGTGCTAAGCCTGCTCCGATAACAGCGGTCGATGAGCCTTCAAAAGGTTTGAGGATCCAAGGCCGCTCCATAAGGAAGACAAACTTGTCCGAGGGCTTCTGGAGCACGAGCGCACACGGGATTGGAAACAGCACGCTACGATCGCAGAGGAGCATGTCTTCAATCAGTACAGCGCCGCAATCCAGCGACCAGCATGGAGCTGGAAGTAGCAGCAACCCAAACGAGTTTGTAAATCAAG GTCTTGTGCAGTGGAACCAGACTAGACAACAGTGGGTTGGAAACAAAAAATGCAAATCTCGACTTGAAAAGACCCAAGAACCAAAGATAAG TTGGAACACAACGTACGAGAGCCTGCTAGGAAGCAATAAACTATTCTACCAACCAATTCCTCTTGCG GAAATGGTAGACTTGCTTGTGGACGTGTGGGAGCAAGAAGGACTATACGGTTAG